In Arthrobacter sp. B3I4, the following proteins share a genomic window:
- a CDS encoding glycosyltransferase family 2 protein, which translates to MTQRIPTQWNGAMPQRPAPGAQGPAPAPVDVLIPTCDRPAELAVTLAGLAAQSHPFFRVVVSDQSQGPAGWEHPAAAAMVRVLRAQGREVTLLQHLPRRGLAEHRQFLYEQSSADRCLFLDDDIWLEPAALATLQEALDRLDCGFVGMAPQGLSYLSDRRPGETTAFEVWDGPVRPEKIRPGTPAYDRWPLHNAANLTHLAEAIDLGPGEWLPYRVAWVGGCAMYRRAALDDAGAFRFWTELGPDHAGEDVLAQWRVMEKFGGAGILPSAAVHLESPTTVTERNVEAYDVVLGKEES; encoded by the coding sequence GTGACACAGCGGATCCCGACGCAGTGGAACGGCGCCATGCCGCAACGGCCGGCGCCCGGGGCGCAGGGGCCTGCCCCGGCGCCCGTCGACGTGCTGATTCCCACCTGCGACCGTCCCGCGGAACTTGCGGTGACGCTTGCCGGGCTGGCAGCCCAGTCGCATCCGTTCTTCCGGGTCGTGGTCAGCGACCAGTCCCAGGGACCGGCCGGGTGGGAACACCCGGCAGCGGCGGCCATGGTCCGGGTCCTCAGGGCACAGGGGCGGGAGGTCACCCTCCTGCAACACCTGCCCCGGAGGGGGCTCGCCGAACACCGGCAGTTCCTGTATGAGCAGTCCAGCGCGGACAGGTGCCTCTTCCTCGACGATGACATCTGGCTGGAACCTGCCGCGCTCGCGACGCTCCAAGAGGCGCTGGATCGCCTTGACTGCGGATTCGTGGGCATGGCGCCGCAGGGGCTTTCCTACTTGTCCGACAGGCGGCCGGGCGAAACCACCGCCTTTGAGGTGTGGGACGGCCCGGTGCGGCCGGAGAAGATCCGTCCCGGCACGCCCGCCTACGACCGTTGGCCGCTGCACAACGCCGCCAACCTCACGCACCTCGCTGAAGCCATTGATCTGGGCCCGGGCGAGTGGCTGCCGTACCGGGTGGCGTGGGTGGGCGGCTGTGCAATGTACCGGCGCGCCGCCCTCGACGACGCCGGAGCCTTCCGTTTCTGGACGGAGTTGGGGCCGGATCACGCGGGTGAGGATGTCCTGGCCCAGTGGCGTGTGATGGAAAAATTTGGCGGCGCCGGCATCCTTCCCTCAGCAGCGGTCCACCTCGAATCGCCCACCACCGTCACCGAAAGGAATGTCGAAGCTTACGACGTGGTGCTGGGAAAGGAAGAGAGCTGA
- a CDS encoding cysteine hydrolase family protein, producing the protein MIAVLIIDMQNAFFEDPGLQSQREGITTACNRLIRAAQESGTKVLLVRTEHERDRSTWTLNMLDDDQGFIFRGSEQAEFVSGLSTEDLPQMVKTRDSAFLGTDLVWRLRNWGVDTLVLAGISTHNCIAQTAADAFGHNFRVIYAGEATASENAEAATAVQEILCREYRQQVLDIADIEDLLEARLPSRL; encoded by the coding sequence ATGATCGCCGTTCTGATCATTGATATGCAGAACGCCTTCTTCGAGGATCCTGGGCTCCAAAGCCAGCGGGAAGGCATCACCACTGCCTGTAACAGGCTGATCAGGGCCGCGCAGGAGTCGGGTACCAAGGTCCTGCTGGTGCGGACGGAGCACGAAAGGGATAGGTCCACCTGGACCCTCAACATGCTCGACGATGACCAGGGCTTCATTTTCCGGGGAAGCGAGCAGGCCGAGTTCGTGTCGGGGCTCAGCACCGAGGACCTGCCGCAGATGGTCAAGACGAGGGACAGCGCCTTTCTCGGCACAGACCTGGTCTGGCGGCTGCGGAACTGGGGCGTCGACACGCTTGTGCTTGCCGGCATCTCCACGCACAACTGCATTGCCCAGACCGCGGCGGACGCATTCGGCCACAACTTCCGGGTCATCTACGCCGGCGAGGCAACGGCGTCTGAGAATGCCGAAGCGGCAACTGCCGTTCAGGAGATCCTCTGCCGCGAATACCGCCAGCAGGTTCTGGACATCGCGGACATCGAAGACCTTCTGGAGGCCCGGCTCCCTTCCCGGCTGTGA